One Paenibacillus sp. SYP-B4298 genomic window, TTCTGGGTATTTACTAGAACATTTGAGGGAGGCGATTGTTCAATTGAACGGAGTAAAATGCTGGAAATATCCTCTTGACCAATGTCATATATTTTCCGATACTGGAAGATGATGTATGGTTACTACAAGGGAGGGGTCTATATTTCATATTTTTCAAGGGATGATTTGAGTAATTATAATACTGCAGAGTCACCATGGTATCTTGTCGCAATTAATGGCAAGGTTGATCTTGGAGCTAAAATCGGTGAGGGGCCAAAAATTGGATTGACCACCACGGGCATGTTAACATTGATAGAGACGTGGTTGAGAGAAGGAAATATCAGTAGAGCAGATAAAGAGAAGTTAAAGTCATTATTGGAATAGCACCTTCAGACGCTTTCTCTTATTTCCTCAAAAAAGTCGGAGATGCTCTCCGACGACTCCCTCACATCATACAAATATTGTCGTATTTTGGTAGGCAGTGTATGATTGTGGTAGGGAGGTGATTCTAATAGTTAAAATTATATTCTTGGACGGTTCAGAGATTACTGTATCAAAAGATACACTTTTAAATGGGTACATGAACTTTACTGATGATCCTAAAAAAGAGTTCTATGTCCGACAAGTGTTTTCTGATTCCATGAATGGTGAGAACAGTACAGATGGATCTCGGTTATTTACTAGTGATGCGAAGGTCGGAATAATGGGATTTATTCTTTCAGTCGATTGTTTTTCCATAGGGAGAAACACCAGAGATAACATCCTTTATCGTTCTTCTGCAGTGAAATCAGTTGAAAATGTTGAATAATTCAAGGCACCTTCGGGTGCTTTTTCTTTTGTCTTGGAAAGTGGAATCAAAAAAACGAGCGTTTTTTTCGCTCGTTTCTGAACTTTTTATCTTCAATCTACCTCGGGGACGCGGAACTCTCCCCTTGGTAGACCGGAACATATAGTTAATATTTTGTTCCGACCCACATGATAATGAATTTGAATCCGTAAGCACAGAATTCAAAATATATCATTTGAGTCACCCTTTCTATTCAATTTTTGTGGAGCGATTCAGTATATGAGAAGCTGGCTCTAATTATGACTATTTACGGAGGTGTATTATGAACATTCAGATTATCCCAATAGACAAGATCAACCCAGCGGCGTACAACCCGCGTGTCGATCTGCAGCCGGGAGATCCCGAATACGAGAAGTTGCGCCGCAGCATTGAGGAATTTGGCTACATTGACCCCATCATCTGGAACCAGCGCACTGGCAACATGGTCGGCGGTCACCAGCGGCATAAGATACTGAAGGTGCGCGGTTATACTGAGGTGGCCGTGTCTGTGGTGGATCTGGACGAGCAGCAGGAGAAGCTGTTGAACATCGCTCTGAACAAGGTATCAGGCCGCTGGGATGACGAAGCACTGGCCAGGCTGCTGGATGAGTTACAAGCGGCGGGTGCGGAGATTGAGCTGACGGGCTTTGACGCGGAGGAGGTTGATCGGCTGCTGGCCGAGTTTGCGGAGCCGCTCCCTGATCAGCTCGGCGACTTCAACAACAAGGAGCTGGACGTTGACGAGTTCGATGAATCCCGCTTTGACTGCAAATGCCCGCGCTGCGGCTTCGTGTTTGACCGGGAGGAAGCGCCATGACTCGCCCCGCATGGGACTGGCGGCTCTCCGATCTGGCCAGCGTGCCGCAGAACGGCCTGACGGTGTTTAGCTGCTTCGCCTGCGGCGGCGGCTCCACGATGGGCTACAAGCGCGCAGGATATACGGTGCTGGGCAATGTGGAGATTGACCCGCAGATGATGCGCATCTATCAGCGTAACCATAACCCGCGCTTCCCGTATCTGATGCCGATTCAGGAGTTCAAACGGCTGTCGGCTGCTGATCTACCGCCGGAGCTGCTCAACCTGGACATTCTGGATGGATCTCCGCCCTGCAGCGTGTTCTCCATGTCAGGAGCTCGCGAAGGCAAATGGGGCAGCGAGCATAAATTCCGAGAGGGGCAGGCGGTGCAGCGGCTGGATGACCTGTTCTTCGACTTTCTGGACGTGGCCGAGCAGTTACAGCCGCGGGTCATCGTCGCTGAGAACGTCACAGGTATGATCAGAGGCAATGCCCGCGGCTACGTCAGTCTGGTGTTGTCAAGGCTTCGTGAGCTGGGGTACAGGCCGCAGCTATTCCAACTGAATTCGGCCACAATGGGCGTCCCCCAGAAGCGGGAGCGCCTATTTTTTATCGCAGCTCGCGCCGATCAGGGATTCCCGCTGCTAAAGCTTGAATTCAATGAGCCGCCAGTGCTGTATGGTGAAGTGCGCAGCGGGAAGGGCATACCGCTCAACCCTGGCACCAAGACCTACAAACGTTGGCATAGGAAGCGTCCACGTGATCTGAGTATGGGAGACGTAACCGAGAGGGAGAAGGGTAAGGCAAGTGATTTCAACACAATCATACTGAAGGATCAGAAGGTGGCGAACACGCTGGCCAGCTCGTCATGGTTTGTCCGCCCGGATGAGCCGAGCCGGATCAGCGAGATGGACTCCATTCGTATC contains:
- a CDS encoding ParB N-terminal domain-containing protein encodes the protein MNIQIIPIDKINPAAYNPRVDLQPGDPEYEKLRRSIEEFGYIDPIIWNQRTGNMVGGHQRHKILKVRGYTEVAVSVVDLDEQQEKLLNIALNKVSGRWDDEALARLLDELQAAGAEIELTGFDAEEVDRLLAEFAEPLPDQLGDFNNKELDVDEFDESRFDCKCPRCGFVFDREEAP
- a CDS encoding DNA cytosine methyltransferase, yielding MTRPAWDWRLSDLASVPQNGLTVFSCFACGGGSTMGYKRAGYTVLGNVEIDPQMMRIYQRNHNPRFPYLMPIQEFKRLSAADLPPELLNLDILDGSPPCSVFSMSGAREGKWGSEHKFREGQAVQRLDDLFFDFLDVAEQLQPRVIVAENVTGMIRGNARGYVSLVLSRLRELGYRPQLFQLNSATMGVPQKRERLFFIAARADQGFPLLKLEFNEPPVLYGEVRSGKGIPLNPGTKTYKRWHRKRPRDLSMGDVTEREKGKASDFNTIILKDQKVANTLASSSWFVRPDEPSRISEMDSIRIQTFPADYDFMDADPHYVCGMSVPPLMMERIAEQIRLQWFEK